One Malaclemys terrapin pileata isolate rMalTer1 chromosome 21, rMalTer1.hap1, whole genome shotgun sequence DNA window includes the following coding sequences:
- the PMVK gene encoding phosphomevalonate kinase encodes MSDPRGRAFRLLESAQGSQVVGPPPARMVCPGRAHVRGGVRSPMAGLPRLVLLLSGKRKSGKDFVAEEIQNRLGPDVCAILQLSGPLKEQYAKEHGLDFQRLLDASDYKETYRQDMIRWGEEKRNTDPGFFCRIVVEGVTQPVWVVSDTRRLSDVEWFQDVYGSTVQLVRVVATEETRKRRNWVFIVGVDNAESECGLDQGVTFDWVITNDGDELSLDSQLEKLLHFIYSKL; translated from the exons ATGTCGGACCCGAGGGGGCGGGCCTTCCGGCTGCTCGAATCCGCGCAGGGGAGCCAGGTCGTCGGACCCCCCCCGGCCCGGATGGTCTGTCCCGGGCGGGCCCACGTGCGCGGGGGTGTCAGGAGCCCCATGGCCGGGCTGCCgcggctggtgctgctgctgagcGGCAAGAGGAAGTCGGGCAAAGACTTCGTGGCGGAGGAAATACAGAACCG GTTGGGGCCGGATGTCTGCGCCATCCTCCAGCTGTCGGGACCCCTCAAGGAGCAGTATGCCAAG GAGCACGGGCTGGATTTCCAGCGCCTGCTGGATGCCAGCGATTACAAAGAGACCTACCGGCAGGACATGATccgctggggggaggagaaacgCAACACAGACCCGGGCTTCTTCTGCAGGATCGTGGTGGAGGGCGTAACGCAGCCCGTCTGG GTGGTGAGTGACACCCGGCGCCTGTCGGACGTGGAGTGGTTCCAGGACGTGTACGGGTCCACGGTGCAGCTGGTGCGGGTGGTGGCGACGGAggagacgaggaagaggaggaactgGGTGTTCATAGTGG GGGTGGACAATGCGGAGTCCGAGTGCGGCCTGGACCAGGGCGTGACCTTCGACTGGGTCATCACCAACGACGGGGACGAGCTGTCCCTGGACAGCCAGCTGGAGAAGCTGCTGCACTTCATCTACAGCAAATTATAG